The following proteins are co-located in the Deinococcus aquaedulcis genome:
- a CDS encoding NUDIX domain-containing protein produces the protein MSEQTQVIYDGHIVRLEVQGGKWEIVRHASAVAVLALNDRGEMLLVRQQRRAIGQHTVEAPAGLIDEGESPETAARRELQEEAGLDGDMTLLTRFYSSPGFCDEELLVFEATNLCESRLPHDEDEEGIEVLWLPPAQVLQGLKDGSLVGSASTVTAALFGMQRLAARS, from the coding sequence ATGAGTGAACAGACGCAGGTGATCTACGACGGCCACATCGTGCGGCTGGAAGTGCAGGGGGGCAAGTGGGAAATCGTGCGCCACGCCAGCGCGGTGGCGGTGCTGGCCCTGAATGACCGGGGCGAGATGCTACTGGTGCGCCAGCAGCGGCGCGCCATCGGTCAGCACACGGTGGAAGCCCCGGCGGGCCTGATTGACGAGGGCGAATCGCCCGAAACCGCCGCCCGCCGCGAGCTGCAGGAAGAAGCGGGTCTGGACGGCGACATGACGCTGCTCACCCGCTTTTATTCCAGCCCCGGCTTCTGCGATGAAGAACTGCTCGTCTTCGAGGCCACGAACCTGTGCGAAAGCCGCCTGCCGCACGATGAGGACGAGGAGGGCATTGAGGTGCTGTGGCTGCCCCCCGCCCAGGTGCTGCAGGGCCTGAAAGACGGCTCGCTGGTGGGCAGCGCCTCCACCGTCACGGCGGCGCTGTTTGGCATGCAGCGTCTGGCGGCGCGTTCATGA
- the ribF gene encoding riboflavin biosynthesis protein RibF → MKTYVSPAQRPNTATAVAIGSFDGMHLGHQALIAQLKAKAREHRVPSVVYTFDPPTRVLTQGVEFLSTLPEKLDLLARYGVDETIAAAFTSEFAARPKDAFLDDLRTLRPQAIVVGEDFHFGKGRAGGVEDLKTVAPEVVVVPIHGLGGEDIKSTRVREYLKAGDVDGARRLLGRHYDAQGVVVQGDRLGRTLGWPTANIQVPDGKALPLGVFAVVALGDHGRWHGVANVGFRPTVNGRTRRFEVHLFDFEGDLYGQELQIKFFTWLRGEQKFSGLDELKAQIARDAQAARDALKDVR, encoded by the coding sequence ATGAAAACCTACGTCTCGCCCGCCCAGCGCCCGAACACCGCCACGGCTGTGGCCATCGGCTCGTTTGACGGCATGCACCTGGGCCACCAGGCCCTGATTGCCCAGCTGAAAGCCAAGGCGCGTGAACACCGCGTGCCCAGCGTGGTCTACACCTTCGATCCCCCCACCCGCGTGCTGACCCAGGGCGTGGAATTCCTCTCGACCCTGCCGGAGAAACTGGACCTGCTGGCCCGCTACGGCGTGGATGAAACCATTGCCGCTGCCTTTACCTCCGAGTTTGCCGCGCGCCCCAAGGACGCCTTTCTGGACGACCTGCGCACCCTGCGCCCGCAGGCGATTGTGGTGGGCGAGGATTTTCATTTCGGCAAGGGCCGGGCCGGCGGCGTGGAGGACCTGAAAACGGTGGCCCCCGAGGTGGTGGTGGTGCCTATTCACGGCCTGGGCGGCGAGGACATCAAGAGCACCCGCGTGCGCGAGTACCTGAAGGCAGGCGATGTGGACGGCGCCCGGCGCCTGCTGGGCCGCCACTACGACGCGCAGGGCGTGGTGGTGCAGGGCGACCGCCTGGGCCGCACCCTGGGCTGGCCCACCGCGAATATTCAGGTGCCAGACGGCAAGGCGCTGCCGCTGGGCGTGTTTGCGGTGGTGGCCCTGGGCGACCACGGGCGCTGGCACGGCGTGGCGAATGTGGGCTTCCGGCCCACGGTGAACGGCCGCACCCGCCGCTTCGAGGTGCACCTGTTCGATTTTGAAGGCGACCTGTACGGGCAGGAACTGCAGATCAAGTTCTTTACATGGCTGCGCGGCGAGCAGAAGTTCAGCGGCCTGGACGAACTGAAGGCCCAGATTGCCCGCGATGCCCAGGCGGCCCGGGACGCCCTGAAGGACGTGCGGTGA
- a CDS encoding CobW family GTP-binding protein produces MTSPVRPAPSPTSIPITVLCGFLGAGKTTLLNHLLTQTNGQRIAVIVNEFGAVNIDASLVVKTDEQITELSNGCICCTLRGDLLHAVDDLLRTRELDAILIESTGIGEPLPIAQTFCLTPEELELEPEDGQPALPNLLGRVHVDAMVTVVDSAQFFALWNRQDAIPGDDFERGFGELLAEQLEFADIVVLNKLDLAAPEDVRLLRDLVRITNPRARVLDAVRGVLPAGTLLNTGLFDFDQASQLDAWMAELGKVHTPESETYGLETHLFRAERPFDPDKLTRALTAGLPRNVIRSKGWVNLGDGTATLWNHTGRQLALEQAGEWLDPTQAHSELVFIGRALDGAALDHLMTSALQN; encoded by the coding sequence ATGACCAGTCCTGTCCGGCCTGCCCCCTCCCCCACCTCCATTCCCATCACCGTGCTGTGCGGCTTTCTGGGGGCCGGCAAGACCACGCTGCTCAACCACCTGCTGACCCAGACGAATGGGCAGCGCATCGCCGTGATTGTCAACGAGTTCGGGGCTGTGAATATTGACGCCTCGCTGGTGGTCAAGACGGATGAGCAGATCACGGAACTGTCCAACGGCTGTATCTGCTGCACCCTGCGCGGCGATCTGCTGCACGCGGTGGACGACTTGCTGCGCACCCGCGAACTGGACGCCATCCTGATCGAGTCCACTGGGATCGGCGAGCCGCTGCCCATTGCCCAGACGTTCTGCCTGACCCCCGAAGAACTGGAACTGGAGCCCGAAGACGGCCAGCCCGCCCTGCCCAACCTGCTGGGCCGCGTGCATGTGGACGCGATGGTAACGGTGGTGGACAGCGCGCAGTTTTTTGCGCTGTGGAACCGGCAGGACGCCATTCCCGGCGATGACTTTGAGCGTGGCTTCGGCGAACTGCTGGCCGAACAGCTGGAATTCGCAGATATCGTGGTGTTGAACAAACTGGATCTCGCCGCCCCCGAGGATGTGCGCCTGCTGCGCGACCTCGTGCGGATTACCAACCCGCGCGCCCGGGTGCTGGACGCTGTGCGTGGCGTGCTGCCCGCCGGGACCCTGCTGAACACCGGCCTGTTCGACTTCGATCAGGCCAGTCAGCTGGACGCCTGGATGGCCGAACTGGGCAAGGTGCACACGCCGGAATCGGAAACCTATGGCCTGGAGACGCACCTGTTCCGCGCCGAGCGGCCCTTTGACCCCGACAAGCTGACGCGGGCGCTGACCGCCGGATTGCCGCGCAACGTGATTCGCTCCAAGGGCTGGGTGAACCTGGGCGACGGCACTGCGACCCTATGGAACCACACTGGGCGGCAACTGGCGCTGGAACAGGCCGGCGAGTGGCTGGACCCCACCCAGGCCCACAGCGAACTGGTGTTCATTGGCCGCGCGCTGGACGGCGCCGCGCTAGATCACCTGATGACCAGCGCCCTGCAGAACTGA
- the rpmB gene encoding 50S ribosomal protein L28, which yields MSRECYLTGKKNMVVNSVIRRGKARAKGGVGRKITGITKRVQRANLHKRTIREGGVVKTVWLSASALRTLGRGPVRGIELV from the coding sequence ATGAGCCGTGAATGTTACCTGACAGGCAAGAAGAACATGGTGGTCAACAGTGTGATCCGGCGCGGCAAGGCCCGCGCCAAGGGCGGCGTGGGCCGCAAGATCACGGGCATCACCAAGCGCGTGCAGCGGGCCAATCTGCACAAGCGAACCATCCGCGAGGGCGGCGTGGTCAAGACCGTGTGGCTGAGTGCCTCGGCGCTGCGCACCCTGGGCCGGGGCCCGGTGCGGGGCATCGAACTCGTATGA
- a CDS encoding metal ABC transporter solute-binding protein, Zn/Mn family, whose translation MRRAVALVALLAGAAQAAPLQVSATTSIMADFVQVVGGSRVKVTTIVPPGGDTHTFQPSTGVIRALTQSRALFANGAGLEPWLPKLQASAPKVPVKLLTQGLKLHPAEHEAEPGAGHDDDHGHGDHGALDPHAWWDAGLAAGYVNNAQAFLSALDPAGKTVYAKNAAAYRKALAAADAYAKKQFATVPAARRVLVTNHDSLHYFAERYGLKVVGAVIPGMGTEREPSARELATLAQTMKKAGARVIFTENTVNARLAQTLAREAGAVVAPPLYTDALGPKGSAGDTFLKALRANVDIMVRALRQAR comes from the coding sequence ATGAGGCGGGCCGTTGCCCTGGTCGCCCTGCTGGCGGGCGCGGCGCAGGCTGCGCCCCTGCAGGTCAGTGCCACCACCAGCATCATGGCGGACTTTGTGCAGGTCGTGGGGGGCAGCCGCGTGAAGGTGACCACCATCGTGCCCCCGGGCGGTGACACCCACACCTTTCAGCCCTCGACCGGCGTGATTCGCGCCCTGACCCAGAGCCGCGCGCTGTTTGCCAACGGGGCCGGTCTGGAACCCTGGCTGCCCAAACTGCAGGCCAGCGCCCCAAAGGTCCCGGTGAAGCTGCTGACCCAGGGCCTGAAGCTGCACCCGGCGGAACATGAGGCTGAGCCGGGAGCCGGGCACGATGACGATCACGGCCACGGCGACCACGGCGCGCTGGACCCCCATGCGTGGTGGGATGCGGGGCTGGCGGCCGGCTACGTGAACAACGCCCAGGCCTTTCTCAGCGCGCTGGACCCGGCGGGCAAGACCGTGTATGCGAAGAACGCCGCCGCTTACCGCAAGGCGCTGGCCGCCGCCGACGCCTACGCGAAAAAACAGTTCGCCACCGTCCCCGCCGCGCGCCGGGTGCTGGTCACCAACCACGACAGCCTGCACTATTTCGCCGAACGCTACGGCCTGAAGGTGGTGGGCGCCGTGATTCCCGGCATGGGCACCGAGCGAGAACCCAGCGCCCGCGAACTGGCAACCCTGGCCCAGACCATGAAAAAGGCTGGCGCCCGCGTTATTTTCACCGAGAACACCGTCAACGCCCGCCTCGCCCAGACCCTGGCCCGCGAGGCCGGCGCCGTGGTGGCCCCGCCCCTGTACACCGACGCCCTGGGCCCCAAGGGCAGCGCGGGCGACACCTTCCTGAAGGCCCTGCGCGCCAATGTGGACATCATGGTGCGGGCGCTGAGACAAGCCCGCTAG
- a CDS encoding metal ABC transporter ATP-binding protein: MLGVENLTVTYGAHTALERASVRFEAGSFSAVIGPNGAGKSTLLKTLVGILPDPQGAVRFDPGHTARGCISYVPQQQTLDWAFPVTVWDVAMMGRTGRLGWLRWPGRRDRQLVEGALKETGVYELRSRHIGALSGGQRQRVLLARMLARQGHLLLLDEPLTGVDAATQEQLMALLRAQADKGRAVVMVTHDLEQARRWCDHLVLINRRVVADGTPEQVYTPANIEATFSTSHLGPTHA, translated from the coding sequence ATGCTGGGCGTGGAGAACCTGACCGTCACCTACGGCGCACACACCGCCCTGGAGCGGGCCAGCGTGCGCTTTGAGGCGGGGTCGTTCAGCGCGGTGATTGGGCCCAACGGCGCGGGCAAAAGCACCCTGCTCAAAACCCTGGTGGGCATTCTGCCTGACCCCCAGGGGGCGGTGCGCTTTGACCCCGGGCACACGGCGCGCGGCTGCATTTCCTATGTGCCGCAGCAGCAGACCCTGGACTGGGCCTTTCCGGTGACTGTGTGGGACGTGGCCATGATGGGCCGCACCGGCCGCCTGGGCTGGCTGCGCTGGCCGGGGCGCCGTGACCGCCAGCTGGTGGAAGGGGCCCTGAAGGAAACCGGCGTGTACGAGCTGCGGAGCCGTCACATTGGCGCGCTCTCGGGCGGGCAGCGCCAGCGGGTGCTGCTGGCCCGCATGCTGGCGCGCCAGGGCCACCTGCTGCTGCTGGACGAACCCCTGACCGGCGTGGACGCCGCCACCCAGGAACAGCTGATGGCCCTGCTGCGCGCCCAGGCCGACAAGGGCCGCGCCGTGGTCATGGTCACCCACGACCTCGAACAGGCCCGGCGCTGGTGCGACCATCTGGTGCTGATCAACCGCCGCGTGGTGGCCGACGGCACCCCCGAGCAGGTCTATACCCCCGCCAACATTGAGGCCACCTTCAGCACCAGCCACCTGGGGCCTACGCATGCGTAG
- a CDS encoding metal ABC transporter permease → MDWLTDPLQFGFFVRALLAVTLVSALCALVGAWVVLRGLSYIGDAMSHAVLPGIVAAFLMKGNLLLGALVAAVLTALGIGAVGRRSGLKQDSAIGIVFVGMFALGIVLLSRVPTFTTDLSNFLIGNPLGVTPADLWGALAVTAVVGGVLLALQKELLLAAFDPTEARAVGLPVRRLDSLLLILIGLVVVLTVQLVGTTLSVSLLITSSAAARLLSRSLKKMMALSALLGTAGGVTGLYLSYFLNTAPGATIVLVNTAIFLLALLVRKRE, encoded by the coding sequence ATGGACTGGCTCACTGACCCCCTGCAATTTGGCTTTTTCGTGCGCGCCCTGCTGGCTGTCACGCTGGTCAGTGCGCTGTGTGCGCTGGTGGGCGCCTGGGTGGTGCTGCGCGGGCTGAGTTACATCGGGGACGCCATGAGCCACGCGGTGCTGCCGGGCATCGTGGCGGCGTTTCTGATGAAGGGCAACCTCCTGCTGGGCGCACTGGTGGCCGCCGTGCTGACCGCCCTGGGCATCGGCGCGGTGGGGCGGCGCAGCGGCCTGAAACAGGACAGCGCCATTGGCATCGTGTTCGTGGGGATGTTCGCGCTGGGCATCGTGCTGCTTTCGCGCGTCCCCACCTTCACCACCGACCTGAGCAACTTTCTGATTGGCAACCCACTGGGCGTGACCCCGGCGGACCTGTGGGGCGCCCTGGCCGTGACGGCGGTGGTGGGCGGCGTGCTGCTGGCACTGCAAAAGGAACTGCTGCTGGCCGCCTTCGACCCCACCGAGGCGCGCGCTGTGGGCCTGCCGGTGCGGCGCCTGGACAGCCTGCTGCTGATTCTGATTGGGCTGGTGGTGGTGCTGACTGTGCAACTGGTGGGCACCACCCTCAGCGTGAGCCTGCTGATCACGTCCAGCGCGGCGGCGCGGCTGCTGTCGCGCAGCCTGAAAAAGATGATGGCCCTCTCGGCGCTGCTGGGCACAGCTGGCGGCGTGACGGGGCTGTACCTCAGCTATTTCCTGAACACGGCCCCCGGCGCGACCATCGTGCTGGTGAATACCGCGATCTTTCTGCTGGCCCTGCTGGTGAGAAAGCGGGAATAG
- a CDS encoding serine hydrolase domain-containing protein, producing MTPPLPRTSPEAQGLSSRAVLAWLDALAEGGLELHSFMLLRAGAVVAEGHWAPYTPARVHHLYSLSKSVTAMAVGYLVADGRVRVEDRLVDHFPDALPEAVSPHLAAMRTQDLLTMRTGHAEDITGALMAAQDGDWVRAFLAQPVAHPPGTGFVYNSAATFMLSALVQRLSGQPLLDFLRPRLLGPLGIEEARWAANGQGIHLGGWGLHLTTEGVARFGQFCLQRGEWAGQALLPAAWVDAAVQAHVPPGDDPGSDWAQGYGYQFWRCRHGAYRADGAFGQFCIVMPREQAVLAITANVADMGRVLNHVWTHLREGMGAGACPEDPTALAALHARCEGLHLPLPTPGVPAPKAPQEATYGFEPNDLGLASCRVALGPGGGTLTFTDERGEHPVPVGWPDWHEGRTTAWPVSEEPVLGRAVPTRDGELLVTLLWIEAGFHWTVTVNEAASTLTLMLPATMGFAQPLQAVRAEVLA from the coding sequence GTGACCCCTCCACTGCCGCGCACCTCTCCCGAAGCGCAGGGCCTGTCGTCGCGCGCCGTGCTGGCGTGGCTGGACGCGCTGGCCGAAGGCGGCCTGGAACTTCACAGCTTCATGCTGCTGCGCGCGGGCGCGGTGGTGGCCGAAGGGCACTGGGCCCCCTACACCCCGGCGCGCGTCCATCATCTGTATTCGCTCAGCAAGAGCGTGACGGCGATGGCGGTGGGCTATTTGGTGGCGGATGGGCGGGTGCGGGTAGAGGACCGGCTGGTGGACCATTTCCCGGACGCGCTGCCGGAGGCCGTGTCGCCCCACCTGGCCGCCATGCGCACCCAGGACCTGCTGACCATGCGCACCGGCCACGCCGAGGACATCACCGGCGCCCTGATGGCGGCCCAGGATGGCGACTGGGTGCGGGCCTTTCTGGCGCAGCCCGTGGCGCACCCGCCCGGCACCGGGTTCGTCTACAACAGCGCGGCCACCTTCATGCTCTCGGCGCTGGTGCAGCGTCTGTCGGGGCAGCCCCTGCTGGATTTCCTGCGCCCCCGGCTGCTGGGGCCGCTGGGCATTGAAGAGGCGCGCTGGGCCGCGAACGGCCAGGGCATCCACCTGGGCGGCTGGGGTCTGCACCTGACCACCGAAGGAGTAGCGCGCTTTGGGCAGTTCTGCTTGCAGCGGGGCGAGTGGGCGGGGCAGGCCCTGCTGCCTGCCGCGTGGGTGGACGCGGCGGTGCAGGCCCACGTACCGCCCGGCGACGACCCCGGCAGTGACTGGGCCCAGGGCTACGGCTACCAGTTCTGGCGCTGCCGCCACGGCGCCTACCGGGCCGACGGCGCCTTCGGTCAGTTCTGCATCGTGATGCCGCGCGAGCAGGCGGTGCTGGCAATCACCGCCAACGTCGCTGACATGGGGCGGGTGCTGAATCACGTCTGGACCCATCTGCGCGAAGGCATGGGCGCCGGGGCATGCCCAGAGGACCCCACCGCGCTGGCCGCCCTGCACGCCCGCTGCGAGGGGCTGCACCTGCCGTTGCCCACGCCGGGCGTTCCCGCACCCAAGGCACCCCAGGAAGCCACCTACGGGTTCGAGCCCAACGACCTGGGCCTGGCCTCTTGCCGCGTGGCGCTGGGCCCGGGGGGCGGCACCCTCACCTTCACCGATGAGCGGGGCGAGCACCCGGTGCCCGTGGGCTGGCCCGACTGGCACGAGGGCCGCACCACCGCGTGGCCGGTCAGCGAGGAACCTGTGTTGGGCCGGGCTGTGCCCACGCGCGACGGCGAACTGCTCGTCACGCTGCTGTGGATAGAAGCTGGCTTTCACTGGACCGTGACGGTGAACGAGGCGGCCAGTACCCTGACCCTGATGCTGCCCGCCACGATGGGCTTTGCTCAGCCGCTTCAAGCGGTGCGGGCCGAGGTATTGGCCTGA
- a CDS encoding ABC-F family ATP-binding cassette domain-containing protein: MLKAAGVARSYADRTIFDNLDLDVGPGDRVALIGANGSGKSSLLRLLAGLDAPDAGTVTRTGRVALLAQQAELQGTVLDAVTPAELQRTRLALAAATLALDSGTDAALQTFADAEEHWCVAGGYDFEARAEAVLSGLDLRGDAPADRLSGGQTRRVLLARLLLSPADLYLLDEPTNHLDSAGAMWLEGWIRASPAAFVLASHDRAFLDAVATRTAELERGELREYPGAYTEAMRLKATLREAQARDYAAYQRKRAALDEERRRQASKGAAEENRRRARDNDKFLSSHKAGRAQQIHSARARAMQKQLDRLDEQAVPKPYADGRVVRLNLPPAAPGPAEVLRAQGLTVARGGQPVLSGVNLQVRRGDRVALTGPNGGGKSTLLRALLGELPAQGTVHWGAGLTRSVTMQGGEELRGLHTVGDALLDANPHLSPHQLHEVAAALQVPGGPAFALNALSGGQRTRLSLARLSVTRAQVLVLDEPTNHLDVQAIEALEGLLLTFPGTVLLASHDRTLISRVATRVWRVEGKQVNEIEASPEHPLEPPALNASLFS, encoded by the coding sequence ATGCTGAAGGCCGCAGGGGTCGCGCGTTCCTACGCCGACCGCACCATCTTTGACAACCTTGATCTGGACGTGGGCCCCGGGGACCGCGTGGCGCTGATCGGCGCCAACGGCAGCGGGAAAAGTTCGCTGCTGCGGCTGCTGGCCGGCCTGGACGCCCCGGACGCGGGCACCGTGACCCGCACGGGCCGGGTGGCCCTGCTGGCCCAGCAGGCCGAACTGCAAGGCACGGTGCTGGACGCCGTGACCCCCGCCGAACTGCAGCGCACCCGCCTCGCCCTGGCCGCCGCGACCCTGGCCCTGGACAGCGGCACCGACGCGGCGCTGCAGACCTTTGCCGACGCCGAGGAACACTGGTGCGTGGCGGGCGGCTACGACTTCGAGGCGCGGGCCGAAGCGGTGCTCTCGGGGCTGGACCTGCGCGGCGACGCCCCCGCTGACCGGCTGTCGGGCGGGCAGACGCGGCGCGTGCTGCTGGCCCGGCTGCTGCTCTCGCCCGCCGACCTCTATCTGCTGGACGAACCCACCAACCATCTGGACAGCGCAGGGGCCATGTGGCTGGAAGGGTGGATCCGGGCCTCGCCCGCTGCCTTCGTGCTGGCCAGCCATGACCGCGCCTTTCTGGACGCGGTGGCCACGCGCACCGCCGAACTGGAACGTGGCGAGCTGCGCGAGTATCCCGGCGCCTACACGGAGGCCATGCGCCTGAAAGCCACCCTGCGCGAGGCCCAGGCGCGCGACTACGCGGCCTATCAGCGAAAGCGCGCCGCCCTGGACGAGGAGCGGCGCCGGCAGGCCAGCAAGGGCGCCGCCGAAGAGAACCGCCGCCGCGCCCGCGACAACGACAAGTTTCTGTCCAGCCACAAGGCCGGGCGTGCCCAGCAGATTCATTCGGCCCGTGCCCGCGCCATGCAAAAGCAGCTGGACCGCCTGGACGAGCAGGCCGTGCCCAAGCCCTACGCTGATGGCCGGGTGGTGCGTCTGAACCTGCCCCCAGCGGCCCCCGGCCCGGCCGAGGTGCTGCGCGCCCAGGGCCTGACCGTTGCGCGGGGCGGGCAGCCCGTGCTGAGCGGAGTGAACCTGCAGGTGCGCCGGGGTGACCGCGTGGCCCTCACAGGCCCCAACGGCGGCGGCAAAAGTACCCTGCTGCGCGCGCTGCTGGGCGAGCTGCCAGCCCAGGGCACCGTGCACTGGGGCGCGGGGCTCACCCGGTCCGTGACCATGCAGGGCGGCGAGGAGCTGCGCGGCCTGCATACGGTGGGGGACGCCCTGCTGGACGCCAACCCGCACCTCAGCCCCCACCAGCTGCACGAGGTGGCCGCCGCCCTTCAGGTGCCCGGTGGCCCTGCCTTTGCCCTGAACGCCCTCTCGGGCGGGCAGCGCACCCGCCTGAGTCTGGCCCGCCTGAGCGTGACCCGCGCCCAGGTACTAGTACTGGACGAACCCACCAACCACCTGGACGTGCAGGCCATTGAAGCCCTGGAGGGTTTGCTGCTGACCTTTCCGGGCACAGTGCTGTTGGCCAGCCACGACCGCACACTGATTTCGCGGGTGGCCACCCGAGTCTGGCGCGTGGAGGGCAAACAGGTGAACGAGATAGAGGCGAGCCCCGAGCACCCGCTAGAGCCGCCGGCCCTCAATGCTTCGCTGTTCTCCTGA
- a CDS encoding bifunctional metallophosphatase/5'-nucleotidase → MKHNLLLIGAALSLSSCAAVFGPSQVDVTVIGVNDFHGNLLPTSFRVPDPADRSKTVTVQAGGVEAMGTILANARRANPNTVFVGVGDMTGASPLISGLLRDEPTIDALTGLGMQVNVVGNHEFDYGFAELQRYQKGGCNSNDAAKACKFNNTFAGAGFTYIAANVLDERTGKPVLPAYKIVQVGPAKIAFVGAVLKDTPTVVTPSGVAGLKFADEVASINAAIPTIKRMGADAIVALVHQGGTARDAFDIVDCTTLSGPIVDIARGLDPAISAIMTGHTHRGYNCRVPDPNGTPRVVIQGDALGHLLQRLDMTVDLRTNRVLAIKASNVVVDAANTAKDPAMTALVNKARGLTDPIAKTVIATLGVEQITRAATPAGESPLGRVIADSQLAATSSADKGGAVIAFMNPGGIRADLPVNVPNASKQVTYGDAFAVQPFGNILTVITLTGAQIKAVLEQQFDNPSAGSNRILQVSKGFTYTWDNSKPKGEKVSNIRLNGQAIDPAASYRVTVNNFLADGGDGFTVFAQGTNRLGGDLDINAFQAFLTAGTVSPDAAERITRLN, encoded by the coding sequence ATGAAACACAACCTTCTTCTGATCGGCGCCGCCCTGAGCCTGAGCAGCTGCGCCGCTGTGTTCGGCCCCTCGCAGGTGGATGTGACCGTGATCGGCGTGAACGACTTTCACGGCAACCTCCTGCCCACCTCGTTCCGCGTGCCGGACCCCGCCGACCGCAGCAAGACGGTGACCGTGCAGGCCGGCGGGGTGGAGGCCATGGGCACCATCCTGGCCAACGCCCGCCGCGCCAACCCCAACACCGTGTTCGTGGGCGTGGGCGACATGACGGGCGCCAGCCCCCTGATCAGCGGCCTGCTGCGCGACGAGCCCACCATTGACGCCCTGACCGGCCTGGGCATGCAGGTGAACGTGGTGGGCAACCACGAATTCGATTACGGCTTTGCCGAGCTGCAGCGCTACCAGAAGGGCGGCTGCAACAGCAACGACGCCGCCAAGGCCTGCAAGTTCAACAACACCTTTGCGGGTGCGGGCTTCACCTACATCGCCGCGAACGTGTTGGACGAACGGACCGGCAAACCCGTGCTGCCCGCCTACAAGATCGTGCAGGTGGGCCCGGCCAAGATCGCCTTTGTGGGCGCCGTGCTGAAAGACACCCCCACCGTGGTGACCCCCAGCGGCGTGGCGGGCCTGAAGTTCGCCGACGAGGTGGCCAGCATCAACGCCGCCATCCCGACCATCAAGCGCATGGGTGCCGACGCCATCGTGGCGCTGGTGCACCAGGGCGGCACCGCCCGCGACGCCTTTGACATCGTGGACTGCACGACCCTCTCCGGGCCCATTGTGGACATCGCCAGGGGCCTGGACCCGGCGATCAGCGCCATCATGACCGGGCACACCCACCGGGGCTACAACTGCCGCGTGCCGGACCCCAATGGCACCCCCCGCGTGGTGATTCAGGGTGACGCCCTGGGCCACCTGCTGCAGCGCCTGGACATGACCGTGGACCTGCGCACCAACCGCGTGCTTGCCATTAAGGCCAGCAACGTGGTGGTGGACGCCGCGAACACCGCCAAGGACCCGGCCATGACCGCGCTGGTGAACAAGGCCAGGGGCCTGACCGACCCGATTGCCAAGACCGTGATTGCCACCCTGGGCGTGGAACAGATCACCCGCGCGGCCACCCCGGCCGGCGAAAGCCCCCTGGGCCGCGTGATTGCCGACAGCCAGCTGGCCGCCACCAGCAGCGCGGACAAGGGCGGCGCCGTGATCGCCTTCATGAACCCCGGCGGCATCCGCGCCGACCTACCCGTGAACGTGCCCAACGCCAGCAAGCAGGTCACCTACGGCGACGCCTTTGCCGTGCAGCCCTTCGGCAACATCCTGACCGTGATCACCCTGACCGGCGCGCAGATCAAGGCCGTGCTGGAGCAGCAGTTCGACAACCCCTCGGCGGGCAGCAACCGCATTCTGCAGGTCAGCAAGGGCTTTACCTACACCTGGGACAACAGCAAGCCCAAGGGCGAGAAGGTCAGCAACATCCGTCTGAACGGGCAGGCCATTGATCCGGCCGCCAGCTACCGCGTGACCGTGAACAACTTCCTGGCCGACGGCGGCGACGGCTTTACCGTCTTTGCCCAGGGCACGAACCGCCTGGGCGGCGACCTGGACATCAACGCCTTCCAGGCCTTCCTGACCGCCGGCACCGTCTCGCCCGACGCGGCCGAGCGCATCACCCGCCTGAACTGA